A stretch of the Acidimicrobiia bacterium genome encodes the following:
- a CDS encoding low temperature requirement protein A, producing MTDAPASSMGLDRAASTLELFFDLVFVLAVTQVVAIFEETHSAAGTLRGAMLLMMFWWTWGLFTWTTNWTGTDTLLIRLTLLAAMAGLLLLAGAVPEAYTTAGAWLGGAYLAVRYTAALVYFLGVRESPQQRAALLTFLPFAMVPPLVVLAGGLVDDPARTVLWLASIAVDLVAAALAGRGEWHVAARHFAERHGLFVIIALGESIIAIGVSAVGTPRTLVQAAALVVSFVIAAALFWSYFHGAAPAAERKLDALVGKQRGRFARDFYTILHFPIVLGIVLFAVASEEIVAHPSDPLSGYGRFAIVVGTSLVLVSLAVGLHHATTRLPLDRLVAVLVIAAAALATQAAPGLVTAIVVAVVVIAALVGEERRRIVVD from the coding sequence ATGACCGACGCTCCTGCCTCGTCGATGGGTCTCGATCGGGCCGCTTCGACGCTCGAGCTCTTCTTCGACCTCGTGTTCGTCCTCGCCGTCACCCAGGTCGTGGCGATCTTCGAGGAGACCCACTCCGCAGCGGGCACGTTGCGCGGCGCCATGCTCCTGATGATGTTCTGGTGGACCTGGGGCCTGTTCACCTGGACGACGAACTGGACGGGCACCGACACGCTCCTGATCAGACTCACCCTGCTGGCCGCCATGGCAGGCCTGCTCCTGCTTGCGGGGGCGGTGCCGGAGGCGTACACGACCGCGGGAGCGTGGCTCGGTGGAGCGTACCTGGCGGTGCGGTACACGGCGGCGCTGGTCTACTTCCTGGGCGTCCGGGAGAGCCCACAGCAGCGAGCCGCTCTGCTCACCTTCTTGCCGTTCGCAATGGTGCCGCCACTCGTCGTCCTGGCAGGAGGCCTCGTCGACGACCCGGCGAGGACTGTCCTGTGGCTGGCGTCGATCGCGGTCGACCTCGTCGCCGCGGCGCTGGCGGGCCGGGGCGAGTGGCACGTCGCAGCCCGGCACTTCGCCGAACGACACGGCCTGTTCGTCATCATCGCCCTCGGCGAGTCGATCATCGCCATCGGGGTGAGCGCCGTCGGGACACCGAGAACACTCGTCCAGGCGGCGGCGCTCGTCGTGTCGTTCGTGATCGCCGCCGCCTTGTTCTGGTCCTACTTCCACGGCGCCGCCCCGGCGGCCGAACGCAAGCTGGACGCCCTCGTCGGCAAGCAGCGCGGGCGGTTCGCGAGGGACTTCTACACGATCCTCCACTTCCCCATCGTCCTCGGCATCGTCCTCTTCGCCGTCGCCTCCGAGGAGATCGTGGCGCACCCATCCGATCCGTTGAGCGGATACGGCCGCTTCGCCATCGTCGTGGGCACGTCGCTCGTCCTCGTTTCCCTCGCAGTCGGCCTCCATCACGCCACGACTCGCCTGCCCCTCGACCGCCTGGTGGCGGTGCTCGTGATCGCCGCGGCGGCCCTCGCCACCCAGGCTGCTCCAGGGCTCGTCACCGCCATCGTCGTCGCCGTGGTCGTCATCGCGGCACTCGTCGGCGAGGAACGGCGCCGAATCGTCGTGGATTGA
- a CDS encoding pseudouridine-5'-phosphate glycosidase, with protein MIRVAPRVAAALASSSPVVALESTVIAHGLPRPTNLEMATLLEARLDDMGVVPATVGVVDGEVVVGMAPDEIARIAAGGDVSKVSMRDLAAVSVAGALGATTVATTMWAAARTGVRVMATGGIGGVHRGAGSTFDVSADMGALATNRVAVVCSGAKSVLDIPKTLEVLESLGVPVVGYRTHEFPAFYSRSSRLPLDHVVTSARHAAEVIRAHAELGLSSGIVFANPVPEAEALPAEDAEALVSAAVAAASDQGVEGKDLTPFLLAFIADGSAGRSLQANLALLESNTIVAGEIAAALA; from the coding sequence ATGATCCGGGTCGCACCCCGCGTCGCTGCGGCGCTCGCCTCTTCCTCCCCCGTCGTGGCGCTCGAGTCGACGGTGATCGCCCACGGCCTCCCGCGGCCGACCAACCTCGAGATGGCGACGCTCCTCGAGGCACGCCTCGACGACATGGGCGTGGTCCCGGCGACGGTCGGCGTCGTCGACGGCGAGGTCGTGGTCGGGATGGCGCCGGACGAGATCGCCCGCATCGCCGCAGGGGGCGACGTCTCCAAGGTGAGCATGCGCGACCTGGCGGCTGTGTCGGTGGCGGGCGCCCTGGGCGCCACGACGGTCGCCACGACGATGTGGGCCGCGGCGCGGACAGGGGTGCGCGTCATGGCGACCGGAGGCATCGGAGGGGTCCACCGCGGCGCCGGCTCCACTTTCGACGTCTCCGCCGACATGGGAGCGCTGGCAACGAACCGCGTTGCCGTCGTCTGCTCGGGCGCCAAGTCGGTGCTCGACATCCCGAAGACGCTCGAAGTCCTGGAGAGCCTCGGCGTCCCCGTCGTCGGCTACCGGACCCACGAGTTTCCCGCCTTCTACTCGCGCTCGAGCCGGCTGCCCCTCGATCACGTCGTGACATCCGCGCGCCACGCGGCGGAGGTGATCCGTGCCCACGCCGAGCTCGGGCTCAGTTCGGGCATCGTGTTCGCCAACCCTGTTCCCGAGGCGGAGGCTCTGCCGGCCGAGGACGCCGAGGCGCTCGTGTCGGCAGCCGTGGCCGCAGCTTCCGACCAAGGTGTCGAAGGCAAGGACCTCACGCCCTTCCTGCTCGCCTTCATCGCCGATGGAAGCGCCGGTCGTTCGCTGCAGGCGAACCTGGCTCTCCTCGAGTCGAACACGATCGTGGCGGGCGAGATCGCAGCAGCGCTCGCCTGA
- a CDS encoding VOC family protein, whose product MKVSNIILRVASMERSLEFYRDALGLGVLSESPEFSFLDAGNIRVALNADATQQPDATNSEVVLEVGDVRSAYEEMKARGVPFEIEPRMVMAHDGRELHAAHFRDPDGHVWSITGWLPPSD is encoded by the coding sequence ATGAAGGTCAGCAACATCATCCTGCGGGTCGCGTCGATGGAGCGGTCACTGGAGTTCTATCGCGACGCCCTTGGGCTGGGGGTGCTCTCCGAGTCGCCCGAGTTCTCGTTCCTCGACGCCGGCAACATCCGGGTCGCCCTCAACGCCGATGCGACCCAGCAGCCGGACGCGACCAACAGCGAGGTGGTGCTCGAGGTCGGGGACGTGCGCTCGGCGTACGAGGAGATGAAGGCACGCGGCGTGCCATTCGAGATCGAGCCCAGGATGGTGATGGCGCACGACGGCCGCGAGTTGCACGCCGCCCACTTCCGCGACCCTGATGGGCACGTGTGGTCGATCACCGGCTGGCTCCCTCCCAGTGACTAG
- a CDS encoding ABC transporter ATP-binding protein — protein MCAQQLFEVTGLRVAVMDPTGRGDERIFVEPFGPRLGGEWTQVVHGIDFSVAPGEVLAIVGESGSGKTLTTMGALGLLGPTAKVVAGTIRFRDLQLRPTRQLERSRAPRRFLPKRRPRRGERFMEELLDDDYREVLGTEIGVMFQDAVRSWAPAELIGIQAGEPLDEHTGLTTEMINERVLDALGEVQLPRARAFSSFRHELSQGQAQRAMLAAALVKAPALLVADEPLSGLDASVAASVLSLIRDMRDRRAMAMILVTHDLATVASLATRVIVMYLGRIVEEGPVEQIFASPRHPYTEGLLGSIPWAGSERLRPIRGSPPRITDAPADRCGFAPRCNHVTTECLAGVPDLDATGAGRAACVNKHLISLRGVRG, from the coding sequence GTGTGCGCACAGCAGCTGTTCGAGGTGACGGGGCTGCGCGTCGCCGTCATGGATCCGACCGGTCGGGGAGACGAGCGAATCTTCGTCGAGCCCTTCGGACCGCGCCTCGGGGGCGAGTGGACCCAGGTGGTCCACGGGATCGACTTCTCCGTCGCGCCGGGTGAGGTCCTGGCCATCGTCGGCGAGTCCGGGTCGGGCAAGACGCTGACCACGATGGGCGCTCTCGGCCTGCTCGGCCCCACCGCAAAGGTCGTCGCCGGCACCATCCGCTTCCGCGACCTGCAGCTCCGTCCCACGAGGCAGCTCGAGCGCAGCAGAGCGCCGCGCCGCTTCCTCCCCAAGAGAAGGCCGAGGCGCGGGGAGCGCTTCATGGAAGAGCTGCTCGACGACGACTACCGCGAGGTGCTCGGCACCGAGATCGGGGTGATGTTCCAGGATGCGGTGAGAAGCTGGGCACCGGCCGAGCTCATCGGGATCCAGGCAGGTGAGCCCCTCGACGAGCACACCGGACTCACCACGGAGATGATCAACGAACGCGTGCTCGACGCCCTCGGCGAGGTGCAGCTCCCGCGAGCCCGGGCGTTCTCGTCCTTTCGTCACGAGCTCAGCCAGGGACAGGCGCAGCGAGCGATGCTGGCGGCGGCCCTCGTCAAGGCCCCGGCCCTCCTCGTGGCGGATGAGCCGCTCTCGGGGCTCGATGCCTCTGTCGCCGCATCGGTGCTCTCGTTGATCCGCGACATGCGTGACCGGCGCGCCATGGCGATGATCCTCGTCACCCACGACCTGGCGACCGTGGCCTCACTCGCAACCAGGGTGATCGTGATGTACCTCGGCCGCATCGTCGAGGAAGGCCCCGTCGAGCAGATCTTCGCCTCGCCGCGCCATCCCTACACCGAGGGGCTGCTCGGGTCGATACCCTGGGCAGGCTCCGAACGGCTACGACCGATCAGAGGCTCCCCGCCGCGCATCACGGACGCCCCTGCCGATCGGTGCGGTTTCGCTCCGCGCTGCAACCACGTCACGACGGAATGCCTGGCGGGCGTCCCCGACCTCGACGCCACCGGGGCCGGCCGTGCGGCGTGCGTCAACAAGCACCTCATCTCGCTGCGAGGGGTGCGGGGATAG